The DNA window TCCCTCCCATGAACTCCATGAGGCTGGGACTATGTGGACTCATAATTTGTAAGACCTGGCACCTGGTGAGTGCTCAAAACAATATTTGTGgagcaaatgaatgaaaacaactATTTAAACCGTGGAGGGAAGAAACCCCAATTGCCAAAAGATGTGGGGCCTCTCCCTGGGGGCTCCGGCTGTAATCTGACCAGTACCGTGTGTATTCATACCTCCGCATTCCTGTTCCTCACACAGGCGGCCAGTTCATTTTCCAGGGTGTCGATGATCTCTTGGTGCCTCCGATTCCGTCGGGTGATGTCCTGGATGAACTGGATCTTGTCTCTGGCTTCCATAGGACTGGTGAGTAACTTCTCAAACAGGAAACCTCGGAGTTCTACCAGGCTATCGATAAAACACTGGGCTTCCTTGCTCCTGCCCAGGGTCTGAGCCTGCAACAGGCTGGCGGCCTGGGGGTTACTGAGCAGGAGTCTCACGACGTTCTTGGTGGATTCTTTGATCTCCTGCATCAGCGGCGGGAGCTGGGATTTCTGCACGTCCATGGCGACGAGACGCTCGCGGAACCACGCTTCGTCCTCGAACTCTTCCGCCTCCTGcagtttcctttcttcctcctgcaGGTAACTGACTCGGTCCAGGAGGGCCTGGCAGAGGTCCTCGTGCTCCCTCACTGCCTTAGCGATGTCCGGCCCCAGCATCCCCTCCGAAGTCTTGGACTCTGACTCCGCATGGGACAGCAGGCTCACCAGCTCCACCTTGTGGATGGTCTCGTCCAGGACGGACATGATCCTCTTGGTctcgatggtcgtgagtttgCTCCTGGTGGGGGTTAGGGCTTTGGGCGGGGTGGTGGACTTTTTGGTTGTCTGGGCTATCAGTCTTATTTTGTTGATGTCAGGACCTTGATAGAGGGGGGCCACGGTTAGAACGTCCAGAGCCATTTTATGAGCTTCTCCTCTGCACACTCTGAGAGATTGAGACTTGGGTAGGCTCCCTGGGCCTCCTGCTTTGATTATGTCTGGCCACCCtgaaaaaggaaggagaaggcaGTCATCAGGGTCACGCTGACATCGGGACGGCTGGCATGGCCACAGCAGCTGTAAACTATTGATGTGGAGAGTTCATCTTAGACGTTCTGCATCTTTGACCCAGAACCTCTCACGGAAAACAGTTTTTAACTCCGTGACAGTGTCAGGGCCCCAAGGGTAAGGGGACCAAATAAGGAGGTGGGTCTCAGGCACGTGTGTCAGGCAGGGGCCAACCAGGAATGCAGACATCATTCTAAGTATTTAAACacaccctgggcttcccaggtggctcagtggtgaagaatttgcctaccaaagcaggagacgtgggtcagatccctgggtcaggaagatcccctggagaagggcatggcagcccattccagtattcttgcctggagaaccccacagacagaagagcctggcgggctacagtccgtggggttggaaagagtcggacatgactgagcacgcacaccagTGACATGGGTGATGGAAGAGCTGAGTGGCCAACCAGGGGAAGGGGAAGCCACCCAGCGATTGTCAGTGGCCGGAAGCcacacaggaggaggaggaggggcgggTCTGGGGATCAGGGTTCCCTGGGGGAAGCTGGAGCCACAGCCATTTCCTGTCCAGGAGTCACTGTAGCCCCAGGGGAGCTGTAGCCTCTGCTGGAAATGCAGCCCAAAGCAGAGAGAAGGGGCGGAAATCTGGTTCCTCCCTTCGTCCAGCCTTCCAATCTAACACCAGCACCTCCTCTTGACCGAATTCAGGGGGAAACCAGCTGACAAGGGAGCCTGGGCAATGCAGCCAGCAGGGGTGGACAGCCAGAGACAGAGCAGAAGAGAGACAAGCAAATAATAGTGCTGAGAGCAAACAGCACCAGGGCAAGCACAGTGTATCTGcattggcttttaaaaatgtactttaaaaatcagGGTGGGGATGACCGATGACTTCAAAGCACTACTTAGAAAACTGTTTTgctacagaaacagactcatagacatagaaaacaaacttccgTTTATCAcaggggaaggagatggggataaattaggagcatgGGATTTACAGAtccacactactgtatataaaatagataaacaacaaagatttactgtacagcacagggaactatattcaatatcttgtaataacataatggaaaaaaatcttaaaagttgtacatatatgtatatatataaaactgaaccaCTGTCCTGTATGCCTGAAAACTGACAAATATTGTAAGTCAAGTATATGTCAAtctttaaaactatatatttaaaaaaaaaaatactgttttaggacttccctgggggtccagtggttaaaaatctgcattccaatgcaggggactcaggtttaatccctggtcagggaactaagatcccacatgccaagggggcaactcagcccatgtcacagctagagagaagccagaGTGTCGTGatgaagatcctgtgtgtcacaaccaagacctgatacagccaaataaataaatactttaaaaaaaaaaagaaaaactgttttgCTAGATGCAACAGTGTATACTGAAGTGGCTCCTGAATCACAAGAAGGACATTAGTGGGAAAACCGATGATAGCCAAATAAAGTTGATAGTTTAGTTCCTAGCATTGTAtcaattttaatttcttagttttgacaaaccATGGTTATGTAAGTTATTAACATCTGGGGGAGCTGAACGAAGGTTACAGGGGaattctctgtactatctttgctacttttctgtaaatctataattactacaaaattaaaagtttaaaagactttcaggggaaaaaaaaaatacctatggTGGCAGTCAGAAATCAGTCATCAGTGTTGGCCTATATGGCTGGATGGCTAAGAGTATTAAGCTTTGCAGCAACCCCGTGTGAGTTTCAGATCCTCGCTGCGGGACCCTGGGCTGGCTATTTAATCCCACTAAGCCTGGGCTTCCTCAGTCATTAGACAGGGATCATCACAGGGGAAGTTTCTGGCACAGATCCTGGCATTGTGAGTGCTCGATAAATAACAAGTATTATTATCTGGGGGAAAATGAAATCCAAAGTTCAGGACTTCAGTGGTTTCCCAGTCTGCATCTCCCACCACCCTGCCCCTCCCCGGAGATCCAGATGGCCGGGATCGGCTGGACCTCCCAGCATACCGTGTCGAAGATGGACCCCACCACGTCTCCACTCCTCGCCTTGTCCATCCAGTACCCCTTGTCTGAATGGTCAACAATTCTGCCACCTGAATTGTTCAAGCCAGACACCTGAGTTCCACCCGAACTCTGCCTCCTCTCCCATATCCAACGTACCACCCAGTTATCTGTGTTCACCCTTGAGAGCTCCCAGTCTGTTTCCTTCTCAGCAGCCTCTCTGCCACTGAGCAGGGCCCTTGGCGGTGCTCGCTTCATGATTAAAGAGTTCTTTAACTGGTCTGCTTACATCTGCTGCTGTTCCCGGCCAGAAAGATAGTCTGGGCAGTCACCCATTTGGGTATTTATTGAGGCCCcagggatattaaaaaaaagatgcaagGTATTTCTTGTCCTCCCAGAGTTTATAACCTAGTTTGGGATATGGAACAGGCACACGTGAAAGTTCAGCAACTATAGAAGGAAAGAATGAAGTTGTGTTGTCAGTTGCTTAGCGCCTGATCTGGCTGCccttcttcctattctttggcCCTTTAGGTGTTTCTCGTTTCTTGGATTCCCTCCACTTCTTTCTGTTTACTCTTTGCTTTGCTGAAAAGGAGGTATCTAGACGTtcaatcctctctctctctcactgttttggttttttttttggctgcattccatgcagcatgtgggatccgaCCTGGTTTTGAACCCATGTCCCGTGCACTGGACCGAGAGGGAGGTGCTCTATCTTGCATCTCTTTGATTCCCACCTGCTTCCTGCGCCTTAATAAATCTTGTGAGTTGCTTCAGGCTTCTCCTGAAAATAACATTTTAGGgatggctgtggagcttcctcagCCTCTCTGGGGATGAAGGAAATCTGCACAGCCACAGGATGGATGTGAACAAAATGTTTCACGAAGGCACGTCTCCCCATTGTCCCCCAAAGCTCTCATGCATAAATCAGAATGCTCAAAGTTTTTAAGAGTGCGGCATTGAATGCAGTGTTGAAAATGTTCCCATTTTCTTTCAGCCAAATTACCTCTTTTGCTTTAAAGGGCAAACTTGTTTTCTTTGATTATGATGACGCCCATCAGTTCCTGACAGCTCATTTGGGTGAACAAGAAAAAGCCAGTGGAACTGGGACTGGGGGAAATGCATCTGACTTCTGATGACAAAAATCACTGGAGAATCTCTTTTCCTTGAATTCTAATGTGATCAC is part of the Bubalus kerabau isolate K-KA32 ecotype Philippines breed swamp buffalo chromosome 16, PCC_UOA_SB_1v2, whole genome shotgun sequence genome and encodes:
- the IQCD gene encoding dynein regulatory complex protein 10; its protein translation is MALDVLTVAPLYQGPDINKIRLIAQTTKKSTTPPKALTPTRSKLTTIETKRIMSVLDETIHKVELVSLLSHAESESKTSEGMLGPDIAKAVREHEDLCQALLDRVSYLQEEERKLQEAEEFEDEAWFRERLVAMDVQKSQLPPLMQEIKESTKNVVRLLLSNPQAASLLQAQTLGRSKEAQCFIDSLVELRGFLFEKLLTSPMEARDKIQFIQDITRRNRRHQEIIDTLENELAACVRNRNAEVEKENFVIQELKNHLHQVLRFSENSLLRTKQEAEKQQKADFRASQARVATVQQEILVLQSQFHNLVMENRDTEQALRKKKYKVETEIENWIQKYDSEMSEKQDEYEELDIIHKEEQLQLEELKKRHDVLVEEFSQIQAEREILTKKRLEDEQEMVRMVRAATLIQALWKGYLVRSMLKSKKKKRGKGKGEKEKGKGKGKGKK